In Sardina pilchardus chromosome 10, fSarPil1.1, whole genome shotgun sequence, one genomic interval encodes:
- the washc4 gene encoding WASH complex subunit 4, whose protein sequence is MAVEAISPDWEFDRFDDGSQKIHTEVQLKNYGKFLEEYTSQLKGIEEALDDTIGDVWDFTLDPIALQLVPHEQSSLLELIKTDNKVLNKVITVYAALCSEVKKLKYEAENKFYNGLLYYGEGASDTSVVEGESQIQMGRFISFLQELSCFVSRCFEVVVNMVHQLAALYNSNKAATKIIESTGVHFQTVYEHLGELLVILITLDEIMENHTTLKDHWKMYKRLLKSVHHNPSKFAISEEKLKPFEKLLLKLEGQLLDGMIFQACVDQRFDDPGEGVSVSKNTLFAEEFGHNIRTIFANVESKLGEPSEIDQRDKYAGVSGLFVLHFHIFRTVDKKLYKSLLDVCKKVPAVTLTANIIWFPDAFLINKVPPAAKLMDKKSLQSIRAHRDTFLQQKALSLTKDVQSYYVFVTSWMMKMESILSKEQRPEKLAEDLSSRCNVFVQGILYAYSLSTIIKTTMNMYMSMQRPMTKTSVKALCRLVELLKAVEHTFHRRSMVVADSVSHITQQLQSQALTAIATAKKRVISDKKYSEQRLDVLSALVLAENTLNGPSTKERRLVVSLALSVGTQMKTFRDEELLPLQLVLKKLDLISELRERVKVQCDCSFLYWHRAVFPIYLDDVYDNAVDAARIHYMFSALRDSVPTMMHSKHMDSYDQLLESYDTEIMNVFKEHLLDKLCKEIEKDLRLSVHTHLKLDDRNPFKVGLKDLAHFFTLKPIRFFNRFIDIKAYVTHYLDKTFYNLTTVALHDWATYSEMRNLATQRYGLMMTEAHLPSQTLEQGLDVLEIMRNIHVFVSRYNYNLNNQIFIEKTSNNKHLNTINIRHIANSIRTHGTGIMNTTVNFTYQFLRKKFYIFSQFMYDEHIKSRLIKDIRFFRETKDESDQKYPFERAEKFNRGIRKLGITPDGQSYLDQFRQLISQIGNAMGYVRMIRSGGLHCCSSAIRFVPDLEDIVNFEELVKEEGLSEETQKAASLLDSVLGDLTSNSAEGTEYFKMLVGVFSPEFRSVKNMHLRNFYMIVPPLTVNFVEHSIGCKEKLNKKNKGGAAFTDDGFAMGVAYILKLLDQYQEFDSLHWFQAVRDKYVKEMNAVVKEQNVQATSQDEKLMQTMNLTQKRLDIYLQEFELLYFSLSSARIFFRADKTAAEETQEKKDREEVSKSSATSTEGTSSESSTK, encoded by the exons ATGGCTGTGGAGGCTATCTCCCCTGACTGGGAATTCGACCGTTTTGATGATGGTTCTCAGA aaatacacaccGAAGTGCAATTGAAGAACTATGGGAAATTCCTGGAAGAATACACATCACAACTTAAGGGCATCGAGGAAGCCTTAGATGATACTATTGGTGATGTGTGGGACTTCACCTTAGACCCTATTGCACTACAG CTTGTCCCACATGAACAGTCATCATTGTTGGAGTTGATTAAAACAGATAATAAG GTACTcaacaaagtaatcactgtgTATGCGGCCTTGTGCAGCGAAGTAAAGAAGCTAAAATATGAG GCTGAGAATAAGTTTTATAATGGCCTTCTCTACTATGGTGAAGGag CATCAGATACCAGTGTGGTGGAGGGAGAATCTCAGATCCAGATGGGCAGATTCATTTCTTTTTTACAG GAACTGTCATGTTTTGTGTCTCGCTGTTTCGAGGTTGTGGTCAACATGGTTCATCAGCTAGCTGCACTTTACAACAGTAACAA ggcTGCCACTAAAATTATTGAGTCTACTGGTGTTCACTTTCAG ACAGTATATGAGCACCTGGGTGAGTTGCTTGTGATTCTCATTACTTTGGATGAGATCATGGAGAATCACACAACCTTGAAAGATCACTGGAAGATGTACAAGAG GTTACTGAAATCAGTGCATCACAACCCATCCAAATTTGCCATCTCAGAAGAGAAGCTGAAGCCATTTGAGAAACTGCTCCTGAAGCTAGAAGGACAGTTGCTGGATGGCATGATATTTCAG GCTTGTGTGGACCAGAGATTTGATGATCCTGGAGAAGGTGTGTCTGTCTCTAAAAACACTTTGTTTGCTGAGGAGTTTGGACATAACATCCGCACAATTTTTGCCAATGTTGAGTCAAAGCTTG GGGAGCCTTCAGAGATTGACCAGCGGGACAAGTATGCGGGAGTCTCCGGCCTGTTTGTTctgcattttcacattttcaggaCTGTGGACAAGAAACTGTACAAATCTCTGCTGGATGTTTGCAAAAAG GTCCCTGCAGTGACTCTGACAGCCAACATCATCTGGTTCCCTGACGCATTTCTCATCAATAAGGTTCCTCCTGCAGCCAAACTGATGGACAAAAAGAGTTTACAGAGCATACGTGCACATAGAGATACTTTTTTACAGCAGAAGGCACTGTCCCTCACCAA GGATGTCCAGTCTTATTATGTCTTTGTGACATCCTGGATGATGAAGATGGAGTCCATCTTATCTAAAGAACAACGGCCTGAGAAACTGGCAGAGGACCTGAGCAGCCGGTGCAACGTCTTTGTGCAG GGTATCCTTTATGCCTACAGCCTGAGCACCATCATCAAAACCACCATGAACATGTACATGTCCATGCAGAGGCCAATGACCAAGACCTCCGTGAAGGCCTTATGTCGGCTGGTGGAGCTGTTGAAA gcgGTAGAACACACATTTCACAGGCGCTCCATGGTTGTGGCTGATTCTGTGTCTCACATCACCCAGCAGTTACAGTCACAGGCCCTCACAGCCATTGCCACCGCCAAG AAAAGAGTCATATCAGACAAGAAGTACAGTGAGCAGCGGCTGGACGTTCTCTCTGCTTTGGTATTAGCTGAGAACACTCTGAATGGGCCAAGCACCAAGGAGCGCAGACTGGTGGTGTCCCTGGCACTCAGTGTGGGAACGCAGATG AAAACTTTCAGAGATGAAGAGCTTCTGCCTTTACAGTTGGTTCTTAAGAAGCTGGACCTGATCAGTGAATTAAGAGAAAG GGTGAAAGTGCAGTGCGATTGCAGTTTTCTGTACTGGCACCGCGCAGTTTTCCCAATCTACTTGGACGATGTGTACGACAACGCAGTGGATGCTGCACGGATACAT TACATGTTCAGCGCTCTCAGAGACAGCGTGCCAACAATGATGCATTCGAAGCACATGGATTCGTATGATCAGCTGCTGGAGAGCTATGACACTGAAATCATGAACGTTTTCAAGGAG CATTTGTTGGACAAGCTTTGCAAGGAAATTGAAAAGGACTTGCGCCTCTCTGTGCATACACACCTCAAACTAGATGACCGAAACCCATTCAAAGTGGGCCTGAAAGACCTGGCTCACTTTTTCACCCTGAAACCCATCCGGTTCTTCAATCGTTTCATTGATATCAAAG CATATGTAACTCACTACTTGGACAAAACCTTCTACAATCTTACTACTGTGGCTCTGCATGACTGGGCTACATATAGTGAGATGAGGAACCTTGCTACTCAGCGCTATGGACTGATGATGACTGAGGCCCATCTCCCCAGCCAAACCCTAGAACAG GGACTGGATGTCTTGGAAATTATGAGAAATATCCACGTATTTGTGTCACGCTACAACTACAATCTCAACAACCAG ATCTTCATTGAGAAGACAAGCAACAATAAGCATCTGAACACAATCAACATCCGACACATTGCTAACTCTATCCGTACCCATGGAACTGGAATCATGAACACCACA GTTAACTTCACATACCAGTTTCTTCGGAAGAAGTTCTACATTTTCAGTCAATTCATGTATGATGAGCATATCAAGTCCAGACTCATCAAGGACATTCGGTTCTTCAGGGAGACCAAAGATGAGTCAGATCAGAAG TATCCCtttgagagagcagagaaattCAACCGAGGCATCAGAAAGCTGGGCATCACACCAGATGGTCAGAGCTACTTGGACCAGTTCAGGCAGTTGATTAGCCAGATAG GCAATGCCATGGGCTATGTACGGATGATTCGCTCAGGGGGCCTACATTGCTGCAGCAGTGCTATCAG ATTTGTTCCAGACCTTGAGGATATAGTAAACTTTGAGGAACTGGTGAAAGAGGAAGGCCTGTCAGAGGAGACTCAAAAAGCTGCCAG TCTTCTAGACTCCGTCCTCGGCGATTTAACCAGTAACTCTGCAGAGGGCACTGAATACTTCAAGATGCTGGTAGGGGTGTTTTCTCCAGAGTTTCGCAGTGTGAAGAACATGCACCTCAGGAACTTCTACATGATTGTCCCACCTCTG ACTGTAAATTTTGTTGAGCACTCAATTGGTTGCAAAGAGAAGTTGAACAAGAAGAACAAGGGTGGGGCAGCCTTCACAGATGATGGCTTTGCCATGG GAGTGGCCTACATCTTGAAACTCTTGGACCAGTACCAGGAGTTTGACTCCCTCCACTGGTTCCAGGCGGTGCGGGATAAGTATGTGAAGGAGATGAATGCTGTGGTCAAGGAGCAAAATGTCCAGGCCACCAGCCAGGATGAGAAGCTCATGCAGACTATGAATCTCACCCAGAAGAGGCTGGATATCTACCTGCAG GAGTTTGAGCTACTATATTTCTCCTTGAGTAGTGCACGGATTTTCTTCAGGGCTGACAAGACTGCAGCTGAAGAGACACAAGAAAAGAAGGACCGAG AAGAAGTCTCTAAAAGCAGCGCTACATCTACTGAGGGTACATCTTCTGAGTCAAGCACAAAATGA